A window of Ruania suaedae contains these coding sequences:
- a CDS encoding ABC transporter ATP-binding protein, which translates to MTTTPPTSPGTTAGSASAVHAVSAHHLTKVYGSGDVAVTALDDVSIGFETGQFTAIMGPSGSGKSTLMHLLAGLDTATSGQVLLGSTDLTALGDNELTRLRRERIGFVFQAFNLLPMFTAHQNITLPSELAGTALEQTWLDMLVDTFGMRDRLTHKPHQLSGGQQQRVAIARALSTRPDVVFADEPTGNLDSRSGAEVLSFLRRSVRELDQTIVMVTHDPAAAAYADQVVLLADGRIAGTIASPTPESVMAGLDALRTIDQSAGAR; encoded by the coding sequence ATGACCACCACACCACCCACCAGCCCGGGCACCACGGCCGGCTCCGCCAGTGCCGTCCATGCCGTCAGCGCCCACCACCTCACCAAGGTCTACGGCAGCGGAGACGTCGCCGTGACCGCACTCGACGACGTCTCGATCGGCTTCGAGACCGGCCAGTTCACCGCCATCATGGGCCCCTCCGGCTCGGGCAAGTCCACGCTGATGCACCTGCTCGCCGGGCTCGACACGGCCACCTCGGGCCAGGTGCTGCTCGGCAGCACCGACCTGACCGCCCTGGGCGACAACGAGCTGACCCGGCTGCGGCGCGAGCGGATCGGGTTCGTCTTCCAGGCCTTCAACCTGCTGCCGATGTTCACCGCCCACCAGAACATCACCCTGCCCTCGGAGCTGGCGGGCACCGCGCTCGAACAGACCTGGCTGGACATGCTGGTCGACACCTTCGGCATGCGCGACCGGCTCACCCACAAGCCACACCAGCTCTCCGGCGGGCAGCAGCAGCGCGTGGCGATCGCCCGCGCGCTGAGCACCCGCCCGGACGTGGTCTTCGCCGATGAACCCACCGGCAACCTCGATTCCCGCTCCGGCGCCGAGGTGCTCTCCTTCCTGCGGCGCAGCGTGCGCGAGCTCGACCAGACCATCGTCATGGTCACCCACGATCCGGCCGCGGCCGCCTACGCCGACCAGGTCGTCCTGCTCGCCGACGGGCGGATCGCCGGGACCATCGCCTCCCCCACCCCGGAGTCGGTGATGGCCGGGCTGGACGCCCTGCGCACGATCGACCAGTCGGCGGGTGCCCGCTGA
- a CDS encoding response regulator encodes MIDDAPPPPPIRVALVDDQQLVRAGFALVINSQPDMEVVIEAGDGAQAVRLLSSHDVDVVLMDVRMPQMDGLAATAALTDPSAARTGTVPKVVILTTFDLDEYVLRAIKAGASGFLLKDTPPEEMLAAIRTVHHGEAVIAPSSTRRLIEHLATVLPDEQKAPAAVLDALTEREREVLILMARGRSNTEIASDLFVAEATVKTHVGRVLSKLDARDRVQAVVTAYETGLVSPGT; translated from the coding sequence ATGATCGACGACGCCCCACCCCCGCCACCGATCCGCGTCGCCCTGGTCGACGACCAGCAGCTCGTGCGCGCCGGGTTCGCGCTGGTCATCAACTCCCAGCCGGACATGGAGGTCGTCATCGAGGCCGGTGACGGCGCGCAAGCGGTCCGGCTGCTGTCCTCCCACGACGTCGACGTCGTGCTCATGGACGTCCGGATGCCGCAGATGGACGGCCTGGCGGCCACCGCCGCCCTGACCGACCCCAGCGCCGCCCGCACGGGCACGGTGCCCAAGGTGGTCATCCTGACCACCTTCGATCTGGACGAGTACGTGCTGCGCGCCATCAAGGCGGGCGCCAGCGGGTTCCTACTCAAGGACACCCCGCCGGAGGAGATGCTCGCCGCCATCCGCACCGTCCACCACGGCGAGGCGGTGATCGCCCCCTCCAGCACACGGCGGCTGATCGAGCACCTCGCCACCGTGCTGCCGGACGAGCAGAAGGCGCCGGCCGCCGTCCTGGATGCCCTGACCGAGCGCGAGCGCGAGGTGCTCATCCTGATGGCACGCGGTCGATCCAACACCGAGATCGCCTCGGACCTGTTCGTCGCCGAGGCGACCGTCAAGACCCACGTCGGCCGGGTGCTGTCCAAGCTCGACGCCCGCGACCGCGTGCAGGCGGTCGTCACCGCCTACGAGACCGGCCTCGTCAGCCCCGGCACCTGA